In one Oxyura jamaicensis isolate SHBP4307 breed ruddy duck chromosome 14, BPBGC_Ojam_1.0, whole genome shotgun sequence genomic region, the following are encoded:
- the LOC118174370 gene encoding putative short-chain dehydrogenase/reductase family 42E member 2, whose protein sequence is MQERSTEELHRGHPCESKLTEHTEPLVKSRKTVVTGGGGYLGYNLGCALLKSGVAVVLFDVRKPKWEIPNGADFFKGDVRDYDAVFKACEGADCVFHVAACGMSGLEQLQKKEQIESINVGGTKIIIDVCKQRNIPRLIYTSTVNVVFGGNTIEEGDEETVPYFPLEKHFNHYSRTKAIADQMVLAANGTLLKGGDKLHTCVLRPPGIYGPEEQRHLPRVAINIQRRLFNFKFGNHKVQMNWVHIGNLVQAHLLAAEALTSEKGYVASGQAYYIHDGENVVFSEWIVPLFEKLGYRKPWIHIPVLLVHIAATVMEYLHLALKPVFIFTPFLTRNEVWNVTVTHTFRIDKARNQLGYKPKKFSLADSVDHYLKTRPICQEDHTFLKMLFAFGLLLSLMILYFF, encoded by the exons ATGCAAGAACGATCTACAGAGGAGCTCCACAGGGGCCACCCGTGTGAGAGCAAACTAACTGAGCACACTGAACCACTggttaaaagcagaaagacagtGGTGACAGGAGGTGGAGGCTACCTGGGATACAATCTGGGATGTGCTCTTCTCAAGTCAGGCGTTGCTGTTGTTCTGTTTGATGTACGGAAACCTAAGTGGGAAATTCCAAATGGAGCAGATTTTTTCAAG gGTGATGTGAGGGATTATGATGCAGTGTTCAAAGCATGTGAAGGGGCTGACTGTGTTTTTCATGTGGCTGCTTGTGGAATGTCAGGATTAGAACAA cttcaaaagaaagaacagattgAATCCATAAATGTTGGTggcacaaaaataataattgatg TctgcaaacaaagaaatatcCCTAGACTGATATATACCAGTACAGTGAATGTGGTATTTGGAGGGAATACTATtgaagaaggagatgaagaaacTGTGCCAtattttccactggaaaag CATTTTAATCATTATTCTAGAACGAAGGCAATTGCAGACCAAATGGTTCTTGCTGCTAATGGAACTTTACTCAAAG GAGGTGATAAGCTCCATACTTGTGTGCTTCGTCCACCAGGCATATATGGACCAGAAGAGCAGCGCCACCTGCCACGAGTAGCT ATAAATATCCAGCGGAGACTATTTAACTTCAAATTTGGGAATCACAAAGTTCAGATGAACTGGGTTCACATAGGAAACCTAGTACAAGCTCACTTACTAGCTGCTGAGGCTCTCACCTCTGAGAAGGGTTATGTAGCA AGTGGACAAGCGTATTACATACATGATGGTGAAAATGTCGTATTTTCCGAATGGATAGTCCCTTTA TTTGAAAAATTAGGCTATAGGAAGCCCTGGATACATATTCCTGTTCTCCTGGTTCACATTGCAG ccaCTGTGATGGAGTATCTGCACCTGGCACTAAAGCCAGTTTTTATCTTTACACCTTTCTTGACAAGGAATGag GTGTGGAACGTTACTGTAACTCACACTTTCAGAATAGATAAAGCACGAAATCAACTTGGTTATAAACCAAAGAAATTCTCATTAGCTGATTCTGTGGATCATTATCTTAAAACAAGACCTATTTGCCAAGAAGATCACACATTCCTTAAaatgttgtttgcttttggcCTTTTATTAAGTTTGAtgattctttatttcttctaa